In a single window of the Desmodus rotundus isolate HL8 unplaced genomic scaffold, HLdesRot8A.1 manual_scaffold_485, whole genome shotgun sequence genome:
- the LOC112312987 gene encoding olfactory receptor 2D3 gives MGEENQTFVAEFIFLGLSRDLQTQILLFILFLIIYLLTVLGNLLIIILIFTDSRLHTPMYLFLRNLSFADLCFSTSIVPQVLVHFLVNRKTISFGGCVAQIFVSLLVGCTECALLAVMSYDRYVAVCKPLHYSTVMTQQVCLQLALASWASGTIVSLVDTTFTFQLPYRGQNIVNHYFCEPPALLKVASADTYSTEMGTFVMGVVILLAPVSLILVSYCHIISTVIQMQSGEGKLKAFSTCGSHLVVVILFYGSGIFSYMQPNSKTTKERDKMISVFYTVVTPMLNPIIYSLRNKDVKGALRKLMRRKTFSQGQ, from the coding sequence atgggagaagaaaacCAGACCTTTGTGGCTGAGTTCATCTTCCTCGGCCTTTCACGGGACTTGCAGACCCAGATCCTGCTGTTTATTCTTTTCCTCATCATTTATCTGTTGACTGTGCTtggaaacctgctcatcatcaTTCTCATCTTCACGGATTCTCGACTTCACACGCCCATGTATTTGTTTCTTCGAAACCTGTCTTTTGCAGATCTTTGCTTCTCTACTAGCATTGTCCCTCAGGTGTTGGTCCACTTCCTGGTAAATAGGAAAACTATTTCTTTTGGAGGGTGCGTGGCCCAGATATTTGTCTCCCTTCTGGTGGGGTGCACAGAGTGTGCGCTGCTGGCGGTGATGTCCTATGACCGGTATGTGGCTGTCTGCAAGCCCCTGCACTATTCCACCGTCATGACACAACAGGTGTGTCTCCAGTTGGCGCTAGCATCCTGGGCCAGTGGGACAATAGTGTCTCTGGTGGACACCACCTTCACCTTTCAGCTTCCTTATCGAGGGCAGAACATTGTAAACCACTACTTTTGTGAACCTCCTGCACTCCTGAAGGTGGCTTCGGCAGACACCTACAGCACTGAAATGGGCACCTTTGTAATGGGTGTGGTCATCCTCCTAGCTCCTGTCTCCCTGATCCTTGTCTCCTACTGTCATATTATCTCCACTGTGATCCAGATGCAGTCAGGGGAGGGCAAGCTCAAGGCTTTCTCCACCTGTGGCTCCCACCTCGTTGTCGTCATCCTTTTCTATGGGTCAGGAATATTCAGCTACATGCAGCCAAACTCCAAGACCACCAAAGAGCGGGATAAGATGATATCCGTGTTTTATACAGTGGTGACGCCAATGTTGAACCCCATAATTTATAGCCTGCGAAACAAGGATGTGAAAGGGGCTCTCAGGAAACTAATGAGAAGAAAGACTTTTTCTCAGGGGCAGTGA